The genome window ATTGCAGGTATTATTGTACCCACAACAGCTTATTTAATAAATAGATTTAGTACTAGAAAATTATTCATTACATCAATGACTATATTTTCTCTAGGATGTGTCATTGCACTTTTTTCTAATAGCTTTTCAACTATGCTAGTTGCTCGTGTATTACAAGCAGTAGGTTCTGGTTCTTTAATGCCACTGTTACAGGTCATTATACTCTATTTATGTCCTGTTGAAAAACGTGGTTCAGCTATGAGTTTAGTCGGTATTACAGTAGGATTTGCTCCAGCTATAGGACCAACTTTATCTGGATGGTTAGTAGATTCATTTGGTTGGCATAGTTTATTTTTACTTCTTTCACCTATTGCTGTATTAGATGTTATACTTTCATTTATTCTACTAAAAAATGTTGGAGAAGCTCAAAAACTAAAATTAGATATACCTTCAATAATACTATCTTCTCTAGGTTTTGGTGGTTTGTTGGTTGGATTTACTAATCAAGGTAATTATGGATGGACTAATATTGCCACATATTTACCAATAATTATAGGAATTATATCATTAATTTTATTTACACTACGTCAATTAAAAGCTAAAGAACCGTTTTTAGAATTGAGGGTTTTTAAAAACAAACCATTCCTAATTTCTACAGTATTAATTATGATTGTATATGCTTCAATGATGTCTGCTACATTAATGATTCCTCTATACGTTCAATCTGTAAGGAGATTTTCTGCATTATCTTCAGGTTCATTAATGTTGCCTGGTGCTATATTGATGGTTGCATTAAATCCAGTTGCAGGTCGTCACTTAGATAAATACGGACCTCAAGCTTTATCAATATTAGGAACTGGCTGTTTATTTTTAGGAACTTTATCTTTTGCTTTTTTAGGTCAA of Clostridioides sp. ES-S-0054-01 contains these proteins:
- a CDS encoding multidrug efflux MFS transporter; the encoded protein is METQSNNKKGNLIIAIVMTGAFISSLSQTLLSTALPNIMSDFKITADVGQWLTTIYLLIAGIIVPTTAYLINRFSTRKLFITSMTIFSLGCVIALFSNSFSTMLVARVLQAVGSGSLMPLLQVIILYLCPVEKRGSAMSLVGITVGFAPAIGPTLSGWLVDSFGWHSLFLLLSPIAVLDVILSFILLKNVGEAQKLKLDIPSIILSSLGFGGLLVGFTNQGNYGWTNIATYLPIIIGIISLILFTLRQLKAKEPFLELRVFKNKPFLISTVLIMIVYASMMSATLMIPLYVQSVRRFSALSSGSLMLPGAILMVALNPVAGRHLDKYGPQALSILGTGCLFLGTLSFAFLGQDTSLIYVSLMYCIRMIGISLVLMPLTTWGLKTLDRELISHATAINSTLRQISGAIGSAVLITIMTAATKKAHMSSAILSNIHGMDVAFSTAATLAFIGLIISICFIKEHQIVRN